One genomic window of Corynebacterium diphtheriae includes the following:
- a CDS encoding glycerate kinase, with product MPHPNRTFKIVIAPDSFKSTATTSQAAAFIAEGIQAAAQSNECEGINVEITTVPMADGGEGTSSCFEGIDITLPTTDANGRLTEATYRFDPQSETAYIDVAAASGLPAVEDELRPLTADTYGTGVLIADAQTRGARRIVLGLGGTATTDAGTGILVALGATPMNKQGLPLRQGGGALGELDYLDTAQVNIPAAAMSWVLLTDVNSPATGPEGTAHTFAAPKGASAEDIAMLENGIATICAVSGVDPTTPGLGAAGGLPIGITWLSSLIHGNNNNVVIMPGAQVVANACNLEEHIANADLVITGEGRLDHTSFNTKVVGTIARLAAQHDVDMMVLAGSVEPSCSQQFDHLSMTAVELPDFKEHLSVRDQIRSAAQQAFTTYALTKTVQG from the coding sequence ATGCCCCACCCCAATCGCACGTTCAAGATTGTGATCGCTCCAGATTCTTTTAAATCCACCGCTACCACTTCACAAGCTGCAGCTTTTATTGCGGAAGGCATTCAAGCAGCCGCTCAAAGCAACGAGTGCGAAGGCATAAACGTTGAGATAACAACGGTTCCCATGGCGGACGGTGGCGAAGGTACGTCGTCATGCTTCGAAGGAATCGACATCACGCTTCCGACAACAGATGCCAATGGCCGACTCACCGAAGCGACTTATCGTTTCGACCCACAATCGGAAACTGCGTACATTGATGTGGCAGCAGCCTCCGGATTACCTGCAGTAGAAGATGAACTTCGCCCGCTTACTGCAGATACTTACGGCACCGGTGTCCTTATTGCGGATGCACAAACTCGAGGTGCTCGACGCATTGTATTGGGACTAGGCGGAACTGCCACCACCGATGCCGGAACCGGAATTTTAGTGGCATTAGGTGCAACACCTATGAATAAGCAAGGCCTGCCCCTACGCCAAGGCGGTGGAGCCCTCGGCGAGCTTGATTATCTCGACACCGCCCAAGTAAACATCCCTGCGGCTGCCATGTCGTGGGTACTGCTTACCGACGTTAACTCCCCTGCAACTGGTCCTGAAGGCACAGCACATACCTTTGCTGCCCCAAAAGGAGCCTCCGCGGAAGACATAGCCATGTTAGAAAACGGGATCGCAACAATCTGTGCTGTTTCCGGTGTTGATCCAACAACCCCAGGTCTAGGTGCCGCAGGCGGACTTCCCATTGGAATCACATGGCTTTCTAGCCTTATCCATGGCAACAATAACAATGTGGTTATCATGCCCGGCGCGCAGGTGGTTGCCAACGCATGCAATCTTGAAGAACACATTGCGAATGCCGATCTCGTGATTACTGGTGAAGGCCGCTTGGATCATACTTCGTTTAATACCAAGGTCGTTGGCACTATCGCCCGTCTCGCAGCACAGCATGACGTAGACATGATGGTTCTTGCCGGTAGCGTAGAGCCTAGTTGCTCTCAACAATTCGATCATTTATCGATGACAGCAGTCGAGCTACCTGACTTCAAGGAGCATTTGAGCGTGCGAGATCAGATCCGTTCCGCAGCGCAACAGGCCTTTACTACTTATGCGCTGACAAAAACGGTCCAAGGATAA
- the rplN gene encoding 50S ribosomal protein L14: MIQQESRLRVADNTGAREILCIRVLGGSTRRFAGIGDVIVATVKEATPGGNVKAGEVVKAVIVRAKKETRRPDGSYIKFDENAAVLIKNDNEPRGTRIFGPVARELRDKKFMKIVSLAPEVI; encoded by the coding sequence GTGATTCAGCAGGAATCGCGTCTGCGGGTTGCCGATAACACCGGTGCACGAGAGATTCTGTGCATCCGCGTTCTCGGTGGCTCCACCCGACGTTTTGCTGGCATTGGCGACGTCATCGTCGCTACCGTCAAGGAAGCTACCCCAGGTGGCAACGTTAAGGCTGGCGAAGTCGTTAAGGCTGTTATCGTCCGTGCAAAGAAGGAAACCCGTCGTCCAGACGGTTCCTACATCAAGTTCGATGAAAACGCTGCTGTTTTGATCAAGAACGACAACGAGCCACGTGGTACCCGTATCTTCGGCCCAGTTGCTCGCGAGCTTCGTGACAAGAAGTTCATGAAGATCGTTTCTCTCGCACCGGAGGTGATCTAG
- the lgt gene encoding prolipoprotein diacylglyceryl transferase, which yields MGNIQYLAAIPSPPQGVWHLGPVPIRAYALCIIVGIFVAMKIGSVRYQQRGGNPDLVIDAGIVAVIAGIIGGRLYHVLTDNQKYFCADCNPVDVFKITNGGLGIWGAVALGTIAVYVYLKKKGVAFAPFADAVAPGIILAQAIGRLGNWFNQELYGRETSVPWALEIYYRVDASGKFAPLTGHSTGEVMATVHPTFLYEMIWNLVVFAVLLWADKKFQLGHGRVFALYVAGYTAGRFVVENMRADDATMVFGLRINVIVSVVVCAIAVGALFALRRGRESISS from the coding sequence GTGGGAAACATCCAATATCTTGCGGCTATTCCATCGCCTCCTCAAGGTGTATGGCACCTTGGCCCAGTACCGATTCGCGCGTATGCGCTGTGCATTATCGTTGGTATTTTCGTTGCGATGAAGATTGGTTCAGTTCGCTACCAGCAACGAGGCGGTAACCCTGATCTGGTCATCGATGCGGGTATTGTCGCTGTAATTGCCGGAATCATTGGTGGTCGTTTGTATCACGTCCTGACGGATAACCAAAAGTATTTTTGTGCTGATTGCAACCCAGTTGATGTTTTTAAAATTACTAATGGTGGTTTGGGAATTTGGGGAGCGGTAGCGCTTGGCACCATTGCGGTTTACGTCTATCTCAAGAAAAAAGGTGTTGCTTTTGCTCCGTTCGCAGATGCTGTCGCACCTGGAATTATTTTGGCGCAAGCCATTGGACGATTAGGCAACTGGTTTAACCAAGAACTTTATGGCCGTGAAACCTCTGTGCCTTGGGCACTGGAGATCTATTACCGCGTAGACGCATCGGGGAAATTTGCGCCGCTAACGGGGCATTCCACGGGCGAGGTGATGGCTACTGTTCATCCGACGTTTTTATACGAGATGATATGGAACCTTGTAGTTTTCGCGGTGCTGTTGTGGGCCGATAAGAAGTTCCAGTTGGGGCATGGCAGGGTATTTGCGCTGTACGTGGCTGGCTACACTGCGGGTCGATTTGTTGTTGAAAATATGCGTGCCGACGACGCCACGATGGTGTTTGGACTTCGAATCAACGTGATTGTTTCGGTGGTTGTTTGCGCTATAGCAGTGGGGGCTTTGTTCGCGTTACGACGTGGGCGTGAATCCATTTCGAGCTAA
- the pyk gene encoding pyruvate kinase, which produces MERRTKIVCTLGPAVASREGILGLVKAGMNVARMNMSHGDHADHEKNYQWVREATDETGRAVGILADLQGPKIRLGRFIDGATVWENGEIVRITVDDIEGTHDRVSTTYKNLAKDAKPGDRLLVDDGKVALRCVEVDGNDVVCEVVEGGPVSNNKGVSLPGMDISVPALSEKDIADLRFALKLGVDIIALSFVRSPADVELVHAIMDEEGRRCPVIAKLEKPEAMDALESIVLAFDGIMIARGDLGVECPLEQVPLFQKRAIQIARENAKPVIVATQMLDSMIENLRPTRAEASDVANAVLDGADAVMLSGETSVGIDPANVVRTMSRIVSYAEIDGRVPNLAHIPRTKRGVISYSARDIAERLNAKALVAFTSSGDTAKRVARLHSQLPLLVFTPHQEVRSQLALTWGVETFLTDEVKDTDEMMRTIDEQLLALDTYSEDDMIVLVAGTPPGVQGNTNMIHVHHLGEDLNGL; this is translated from the coding sequence ATGGAACGTCGAACTAAAATTGTTTGTACATTAGGGCCGGCAGTCGCTTCCCGTGAGGGAATTCTTGGACTGGTTAAAGCCGGCATGAATGTCGCACGTATGAATATGTCACACGGCGACCACGCAGATCATGAGAAGAATTACCAGTGGGTCCGCGAAGCTACGGATGAAACCGGACGCGCTGTTGGTATTCTTGCCGATCTGCAGGGACCAAAGATTCGTCTCGGTCGCTTTATCGATGGCGCAACGGTGTGGGAGAACGGTGAAATCGTTCGTATTACTGTTGATGACATTGAAGGTACACACGACCGTGTGTCTACCACCTACAAGAACCTCGCTAAAGATGCGAAGCCTGGCGATCGTCTTTTGGTCGACGACGGCAAGGTTGCATTGCGCTGTGTTGAAGTAGATGGAAACGATGTTGTTTGTGAGGTCGTAGAAGGCGGCCCAGTTTCTAACAACAAGGGTGTTTCCCTTCCTGGAATGGATATTTCTGTTCCAGCTTTGTCTGAAAAAGACATTGCTGATTTGCGATTCGCTCTCAAGCTCGGTGTTGACATTATCGCGTTGTCCTTCGTCCGTTCCCCAGCAGACGTGGAACTTGTTCATGCCATCATGGATGAAGAAGGTCGCCGTTGCCCAGTGATCGCAAAGCTTGAGAAGCCAGAAGCTATGGACGCTTTGGAGTCCATCGTATTGGCTTTCGACGGCATCATGATTGCTCGCGGTGACTTGGGTGTTGAGTGCCCGTTGGAGCAGGTGCCGCTGTTCCAGAAGCGTGCCATCCAGATTGCTCGTGAAAACGCTAAGCCTGTGATTGTGGCAACCCAGATGCTCGATTCCATGATCGAGAACCTACGCCCAACCCGTGCTGAGGCTTCTGACGTAGCTAACGCTGTTCTTGACGGTGCAGATGCCGTTATGCTGTCCGGTGAGACTTCAGTCGGTATCGATCCAGCTAACGTTGTCCGTACAATGTCACGTATCGTTTCCTACGCTGAGATTGATGGCCGCGTACCAAACTTGGCTCATATTCCACGCACCAAGCGTGGCGTGATTTCCTACTCTGCACGCGACATTGCAGAGCGTTTGAATGCAAAGGCACTTGTAGCATTCACCTCTTCAGGTGATACCGCAAAGCGTGTTGCCCGTTTGCACTCGCAGCTGCCGCTATTGGTCTTTACCCCTCACCAAGAAGTCCGCTCTCAGTTGGCTTTGACTTGGGGTGTAGAAACCTTCCTTACCGACGAGGTTAAGGACACAGACGAGATGATGCGTACGATCGATGAGCAGTTGCTTGCTCTCGATACCTACAGCGAAGACGATATGATCGTGCTCGTAGCCGGAACCCCTCCAGGAGTCCAAGGCAATACCAACATGATCCATGTACACCACCTAGGTGAGGACCTCAACGGTCTATAA
- a CDS encoding glycogen/starch/alpha-glucan phosphorylase: MSKHRSPETGHVSTSVSHPACADMNIAGYVRAASGTAPADATDRKFWFGLSAAVMQQLADNWDATTKAYSATRQQHYFSAEFLMGRALLNNLTNLGLDESVAEEVRNNGHELADVLEAENDAALGNGGLGRLAACFLDSCATQDFPVTGYGILYRYGLFKQTFDNGFQTEHPDAWREDGYPFTIRRDDQQRTVTFDDMVVRATPYDMPITGYGTDNVGTLRLWKAEPVEEFDYDAFNSQRFTDAIVERERVMDICRVLYPNDTTYAGKVLRVRQQYFFVSASLQQMIDNYIEHHGTDLRDFHKYNSIQLNDTHPVLAIPELMRLLLDEHDMSWDDAWAVVQGTFAYTNHTVLAEALEQWNVSIFQQLFYRVWEITQEIDRRFREEMQARGVDQGQIDYMAPVQDGNVHMAWIACYAAFSINGVAALHTEIIKAETLRDWHEFWPEKFNNKTNGVTPRRWLKMCNPRLSALLTRLLGSDAWVTDLSELHKLREFVNDDAVMKELLEIKTANKVDFARWIEDRQGITVDSDSIYDTQIKRLHEYKRQLLNALYIMDLYFRIKEDGETSIAPRTFIFGAKAAPGYIRAKAIIKLINAIAELVNNDPEVSKTLKVVFVENYNVSPAEHIIPASDVSEQISTAGKEASGTSNMKFMMNGALTLGTLDGANVEILDAVGDDNAYIFGAKNEELPELKAHYNPYEKYETVPGLKRVLDALVNGTVNDDNSGWFHDLRGSLLDGNGWETPDVYYVLGDYASYRETRDRMANDYMSDRLAWARKCWINICESGRFSSDRTISDYAREVWKIDATPINH; the protein is encoded by the coding sequence ATGAGCAAACATCGCTCCCCCGAAACAGGACACGTGTCCACCTCGGTTTCCCACCCTGCCTGCGCTGATATGAACATCGCCGGCTACGTCCGTGCAGCATCAGGCACTGCCCCCGCAGATGCAACCGACCGCAAGTTCTGGTTCGGACTCTCCGCTGCAGTCATGCAGCAACTAGCCGACAATTGGGATGCCACAACCAAGGCATATAGTGCAACGCGCCAGCAGCACTATTTTTCTGCGGAGTTCCTCATGGGACGTGCACTTCTCAATAACCTCACCAACCTAGGCTTAGACGAGTCCGTCGCCGAAGAGGTTCGTAACAACGGCCACGAACTCGCCGACGTACTCGAAGCAGAAAACGATGCAGCACTAGGCAATGGTGGTCTTGGACGCCTAGCAGCATGCTTCCTCGATTCATGCGCTACCCAAGACTTCCCAGTTACCGGCTACGGAATCTTGTACCGCTACGGCCTGTTCAAGCAGACCTTCGACAACGGTTTCCAAACCGAGCACCCTGATGCATGGCGCGAAGATGGCTACCCCTTTACCATTCGCCGTGACGATCAACAGCGCACCGTCACATTCGACGACATGGTTGTCCGCGCTACCCCATACGACATGCCAATCACCGGCTACGGCACCGATAACGTAGGTACACTGCGCCTATGGAAGGCCGAACCAGTAGAAGAATTCGACTACGACGCCTTTAACTCACAGCGCTTCACCGACGCAATCGTTGAACGCGAACGAGTCATGGATATTTGCCGTGTCCTCTACCCTAACGACACCACTTACGCCGGCAAGGTGCTGCGTGTACGCCAGCAGTACTTCTTCGTTTCTGCATCCTTGCAGCAGATGATCGACAACTACATCGAGCATCACGGCACTGACCTACGTGACTTCCACAAGTACAACAGCATTCAGCTCAACGACACCCACCCGGTGCTCGCCATCCCTGAGCTCATGCGCCTGCTTCTTGATGAACACGACATGAGCTGGGACGATGCTTGGGCAGTAGTTCAAGGCACGTTTGCTTACACCAACCACACGGTTCTCGCCGAAGCACTGGAACAGTGGAATGTTTCCATCTTCCAGCAGTTGTTCTACCGCGTGTGGGAAATCACTCAGGAAATCGATCGCCGCTTCCGCGAGGAAATGCAAGCTCGTGGCGTTGACCAAGGCCAGATTGACTACATGGCACCCGTCCAAGACGGCAACGTTCACATGGCATGGATCGCCTGCTACGCAGCATTCTCCATCAATGGCGTGGCAGCGCTGCACACCGAGATCATCAAAGCCGAAACGCTGCGCGATTGGCATGAGTTCTGGCCAGAAAAGTTCAATAACAAGACAAACGGTGTGACACCTCGCCGTTGGCTCAAGATGTGCAACCCACGTCTGTCTGCGTTGCTCACCCGCCTATTGGGCTCCGATGCTTGGGTAACCGATTTGTCCGAGCTGCATAAACTCCGCGAATTTGTCAATGACGACGCGGTGATGAAGGAGCTACTGGAGATCAAGACTGCCAACAAGGTTGATTTCGCCCGCTGGATTGAGGATCGTCAAGGAATCACCGTAGATTCCGATTCCATCTACGACACTCAGATCAAGCGACTTCACGAGTACAAGCGCCAGCTCCTCAATGCCTTGTACATCATGGATCTCTACTTCCGCATCAAGGAAGATGGTGAAACCAGTATCGCGCCACGCACCTTCATCTTCGGTGCAAAGGCTGCACCTGGCTACATCCGTGCAAAGGCTATTATCAAGCTGATCAACGCCATTGCTGAGCTAGTAAACAATGATCCTGAGGTTTCCAAGACGCTCAAGGTAGTGTTCGTAGAAAACTACAACGTTTCGCCCGCAGAGCACATCATCCCGGCTTCTGATGTTTCCGAGCAGATTTCTACCGCAGGTAAGGAAGCATCCGGCACGTCCAACATGAAGTTCATGATGAACGGTGCACTAACTCTCGGTACTCTCGATGGTGCCAACGTGGAAATCCTCGATGCGGTTGGCGACGACAACGCCTACATTTTCGGTGCTAAGAACGAGGAGCTTCCGGAGCTCAAGGCTCACTACAACCCTTACGAGAAGTACGAGACTGTCCCAGGCCTCAAGCGCGTTCTCGACGCATTGGTCAACGGTACTGTCAACGACGACAATTCCGGTTGGTTCCACGACTTGCGCGGTTCGCTTCTCGACGGCAACGGCTGGGAGACTCCCGACGTTTACTACGTCCTCGGCGACTATGCCTCCTACCGTGAGACTCGCGATCGTATGGCCAACGATTACATGTCTGATCGTCTGGCATGGGCTCGTAAATGCTGGATTAACATTTGCGAATCCGGCCGCTTTTCCTCCGACCGCACTATCTCCGACTACGCACGTGAGGTATGGAAGATCGACGCAACGCCGATTAACCACTAG
- a CDS encoding amidohydrolase encodes MTFNEAKSSTMKTVLAHSMERLEWQRDIYKRMHQHPELSGTEQWTAQMICNELDQFDCKVTTHIGGYGIVAVFHNGDGPCVLMRADFDGLPVLELTGAEFASTRKQDRNGTLVPVMHACGHDMHTTALLGCCAALNAHRDAWSGTFVALFQPSEENGQGAAAMVADGLGRAIPRPDVCFGQHIVPGPAGQVMTMPGPALAACDSIEIIITGRSAHGSMPHNAIDPTYIASMIVIRLQGIVGREIPPDQFAVVSVGTLESGNSNNTIPGTARIVVNCRMYDEGVRDTLYSAIERVVRAECAAQSTTVDPTFRYFAHGPLTSNNSEVFAAVRPQLDAHFGDKSTQAEKWTASEDFSNIPDAFQAPYLFWTVGCTPQQQWEAACEAGTIDQDIPVNHSGTFLPDFVPTVTSSTQAAIIAVLSYLTPDTHPQSDLAHN; translated from the coding sequence ATGACTTTTAACGAAGCCAAATCTTCCACTATGAAAACAGTGCTCGCACACAGTATGGAACGCTTAGAGTGGCAGCGCGACATATATAAGCGCATGCACCAGCATCCAGAATTATCGGGCACCGAGCAGTGGACCGCCCAAATGATCTGCAACGAACTGGATCAATTTGATTGCAAGGTCACTACCCATATTGGTGGCTATGGAATTGTCGCTGTTTTTCACAATGGCGACGGCCCTTGCGTTCTCATGCGCGCCGATTTCGATGGTTTGCCAGTACTAGAGCTCACGGGTGCCGAGTTTGCGTCGACACGCAAACAAGATCGCAATGGCACTTTGGTGCCCGTCATGCATGCTTGTGGTCATGACATGCATACCACTGCGCTTTTGGGATGTTGTGCAGCCCTGAATGCTCATCGCGATGCGTGGTCAGGAACGTTTGTGGCATTGTTCCAACCATCGGAAGAAAATGGTCAAGGTGCCGCAGCCATGGTCGCCGACGGATTAGGCCGCGCAATCCCGCGCCCCGATGTCTGCTTTGGTCAGCACATTGTGCCAGGACCTGCTGGCCAAGTGATGACAATGCCTGGACCTGCACTCGCGGCCTGCGATTCTATTGAGATAATTATCACGGGCCGCTCCGCACACGGTTCCATGCCCCATAACGCCATAGATCCCACATATATTGCCTCGATGATCGTGATTAGATTGCAAGGAATTGTCGGGCGTGAAATCCCACCAGACCAATTCGCAGTCGTGTCTGTGGGCACGTTAGAGTCAGGAAATTCGAATAACACCATTCCAGGTACAGCCCGCATTGTTGTGAACTGTCGCATGTACGACGAGGGGGTACGCGATACCCTCTACTCCGCAATTGAACGCGTCGTACGTGCCGAGTGCGCAGCCCAGTCGACAACCGTCGATCCAACATTCAGGTACTTCGCACACGGCCCCTTGACCAGTAACAATAGTGAAGTCTTTGCTGCGGTTAGACCACAACTCGACGCCCACTTTGGCGATAAGTCAACACAAGCAGAAAAGTGGACAGCGTCGGAAGACTTTTCCAACATTCCGGACGCATTTCAGGCACCATATCTTTTTTGGACAGTCGGTTGTACCCCTCAACAACAATGGGAAGCTGCGTGTGAAGCAGGCACCATCGATCAAGACATTCCTGTGAACCATTCAGGAACGTTCCTGCCAGATTTTGTCCCGACAGTCACCTCGTCAACGCAAGCTGCAATTATTGCCGTACTCAGTTATCTCACCCCAGATACTCACCCTCAAAGTGACTTAGCCCATAATTAG
- the gdhA gene encoding NADP-specific glutamate dehydrogenase, whose translation MSSIDEKVQGYYELLLKRNPAEPEFHQAVSEVLDSLKIVLEKDPHYADYGLIQRLCEPERQLMFRVPWVDDNGVVQVNRGFRVQFNSAIGPYKGGLRFHPSVNLGIIKFLGFEQIFKNSLTGLPIGGGKGGSDFDPKGKSDAEIMRFCQSFMTELYRHIGEYRDVPAGDIGVGGREIGYLFGQYRRLANQHESGVLTGKGLTWGGSLVRTEATGYGLVYFTAEMLAHHGQSFEGKKVIVSGSGNVAIYAIEKAQELGATVIGFSDSSAWVETPNGVDVVKLKEIKEVRRERVSSYVDEVEGAILHTEGSIWDLTCDVALPCATQNELDGEHAKKLADNGCAFVAEGANMPSTADAIEVYRERGIHFGPGKAANAGGVATSALEMQQNASRDSWSFEYADQRLHEIMKGIFKNCESTAREYGHEGDYVVGANIAGFKKVADAMLAQGVI comes from the coding sequence ATGTCGTCTATCGATGAGAAGGTGCAGGGCTACTACGAGCTGCTTTTGAAGCGAAACCCTGCGGAGCCGGAATTCCACCAGGCGGTTAGCGAAGTCCTTGACTCTCTGAAAATTGTTTTGGAAAAGGATCCTCACTACGCGGACTATGGCTTGATTCAGCGCTTGTGTGAGCCTGAGCGCCAGCTTATGTTCCGCGTTCCATGGGTAGATGACAACGGAGTTGTCCAGGTTAACCGTGGTTTCCGCGTTCAATTTAACTCGGCCATCGGTCCTTACAAGGGCGGTCTGCGTTTCCACCCATCCGTTAACTTAGGCATCATCAAGTTCTTAGGCTTTGAGCAGATCTTTAAGAACTCTTTGACCGGTCTTCCTATCGGCGGTGGCAAGGGTGGTTCCGACTTCGACCCTAAGGGTAAGTCTGATGCAGAAATTATGCGCTTCTGCCAGTCCTTCATGACAGAGCTTTACCGCCACATCGGCGAGTACCGTGACGTTCCTGCTGGCGACATCGGAGTTGGCGGCCGCGAGATTGGTTATCTATTCGGTCAGTACCGTCGACTAGCAAACCAGCATGAGTCCGGTGTTTTGACCGGTAAGGGTCTTACCTGGGGCGGATCCTTGGTCCGTACCGAGGCTACCGGTTATGGATTGGTGTACTTCACTGCTGAGATGCTTGCTCATCACGGCCAGTCCTTCGAGGGTAAGAAAGTTATTGTTTCCGGTTCCGGCAACGTGGCAATTTACGCCATCGAGAAAGCTCAGGAACTGGGCGCAACCGTGATTGGTTTCTCTGATTCTTCTGCTTGGGTTGAAACTCCTAACGGTGTGGATGTTGTCAAACTCAAGGAGATCAAGGAAGTCCGTCGTGAGCGTGTATCGAGCTATGTCGACGAAGTTGAAGGCGCAATCCTACACACTGAGGGCTCGATTTGGGATCTCACCTGTGATGTTGCTCTTCCATGTGCCACCCAAAACGAGCTTGATGGCGAGCATGCAAAGAAACTAGCTGACAATGGCTGTGCCTTCGTTGCAGAGGGTGCCAACATGCCATCGACTGCTGATGCTATCGAGGTCTACCGCGAGCGTGGAATCCACTTTGGTCCAGGTAAGGCTGCTAACGCTGGTGGCGTGGCAACCTCAGCACTGGAGATGCAGCAGAACGCATCTCGTGATTCGTGGAGCTTCGAGTATGCAGATCAGCGCCTTCACGAGATCATGAAGGGTATCTTCAAGAACTGTGAGTCTACTGCTCGCGAATATGGTCATGAGGGTGACTATGTAGTAGGTGCCAACATTGCAGGCTTCAAGAAGGTCGCAGATGCGATGCTTGCACAAGGTGTCATCTAA
- a CDS encoding DUF4921 family protein, translated as MNGHMYSHPTAIQTMSDGTIKQVNPFSGTEVWTVPGRGHRPLSTPQGNITPITPSDHSNTCAFCSDRYLDTPPEKARIVRDDDGWTILRGVLPDRLHDSVPAFRRVSNLFEIVSYDYWRNNYGFSMDLETTDWMQSYISTEKGREHVLATVRTKLQAAGIQEMPDDATLFPQGEAFFGGGHDLIIGQRHFVPDATQSDQLASAGTLSPDEHFAFIFFTVDALREAYQRNRYAPYVAVFQNWLKPAGASFDHLHKQLVAIDERGVHGETEIAKLRNYPNMYNEWAVDYAGQRNLIIAENDHAVCFAGFGHRYPTLEVFSRSATPEPWLQTNEEIKAMSDLIHACHAAAGPHVPCNEEWHHKPIDLDIAMPWRVMIKWRVSTLAGFEGSTKVYLNTLSPWDVRDRVVPRLYELRDSGAIDGSIRIATECSVRRNSLLYNKNLNM; from the coding sequence ATGAACGGCCACATGTACTCTCACCCCACCGCTATCCAGACAATGTCTGATGGAACCATAAAGCAGGTCAACCCGTTTTCGGGCACGGAGGTGTGGACAGTCCCAGGCCGTGGCCATAGACCACTATCTACGCCACAAGGGAATATCACTCCGATTACACCAAGTGATCACTCAAATACTTGCGCTTTTTGTTCGGATCGTTATCTCGATACTCCGCCTGAAAAGGCTCGTATCGTTCGTGACGATGACGGCTGGACAATACTTCGAGGAGTGTTGCCGGATCGTTTGCACGATTCAGTTCCTGCGTTTCGTAGGGTTTCTAATCTGTTCGAAATTGTTTCTTATGATTACTGGCGCAACAACTACGGCTTCAGTATGGATCTTGAAACCACAGATTGGATGCAGTCCTATATCAGCACCGAAAAAGGCCGAGAGCATGTGCTTGCCACGGTGCGCACAAAACTCCAGGCCGCAGGAATACAGGAAATGCCTGACGACGCCACCTTGTTCCCCCAAGGCGAAGCATTTTTCGGAGGCGGCCATGACCTCATCATCGGACAACGTCATTTTGTCCCTGATGCAACACAAAGTGATCAGCTCGCGTCTGCTGGGACGCTGAGTCCGGACGAGCATTTTGCCTTTATTTTCTTTACTGTCGACGCACTGCGCGAAGCTTATCAGCGCAATAGGTATGCACCCTATGTGGCAGTATTCCAAAACTGGTTAAAGCCAGCTGGCGCATCCTTTGACCATCTGCATAAGCAGCTTGTTGCCATCGATGAGCGTGGCGTGCATGGGGAAACGGAAATAGCCAAACTACGCAATTACCCCAACATGTACAACGAGTGGGCTGTTGACTACGCAGGCCAGCGCAATTTGATCATCGCGGAAAATGATCATGCAGTCTGCTTTGCTGGTTTTGGTCACCGTTATCCCACATTGGAAGTTTTTTCTCGTTCGGCTACCCCTGAGCCATGGTTACAAACGAATGAAGAAATTAAGGCGATGAGTGATCTCATTCATGCATGTCATGCTGCAGCTGGCCCACACGTTCCGTGCAATGAAGAATGGCACCACAAGCCTATCGATCTTGATATCGCAATGCCATGGCGAGTGATGATCAAGTGGCGCGTATCAACACTGGCAGGTTTTGAGGGAAGTACCAAGGTGTATCTCAACACTTTGTCTCCGTGGGATGTCCGTGATCGGGTCGTGCCTCGACTTTATGAGCTCAGAGACAGTGGTGCCATCGATGGTTCTATTCGGATTGCCACCGAATGTTCCGTGCGTCGAAATAGTCTTTTGTACAACAAAAATCTCAACATGTAG